One Vibrio sp. 16 genomic window carries:
- the tmk gene encoding dTMP kinase, translating to MSQAKFIVIEGLEGAGKSTAINAVMETLKQAGVERIKNTREPGGTVLAEKLRTLVKQEHDGEILQDMTELLLMYAARVQLVENVIKPALESGTWVVGDRHDMSSQAYQGGGRQIAKETMASLKQTTLGDFKPDLTIYLDLDPRVGLERARGRGELDRIEKMDMSFFDRTRERYLEMANADESVMVVNAEQTIDKVAADIKIALRSWMDTL from the coding sequence ATGAGCCAAGCTAAATTTATCGTTATCGAAGGCCTAGAAGGCGCGGGTAAAAGCACTGCCATTAATGCAGTGATGGAGACTCTAAAGCAAGCGGGCGTTGAACGTATCAAAAACACTCGCGAACCTGGTGGAACCGTGTTAGCTGAGAAACTGCGCACTCTCGTCAAGCAAGAGCACGACGGTGAGATATTGCAAGATATGACTGAGCTGCTGCTTATGTATGCCGCTCGCGTTCAATTGGTCGAGAATGTTATCAAGCCTGCATTAGAGTCGGGTACTTGGGTTGTGGGCGACCGTCACGATATGTCCTCTCAGGCGTATCAAGGAGGAGGACGTCAGATTGCCAAAGAGACAATGGCGTCTTTAAAGCAGACAACGCTTGGTGACTTTAAACCCGATTTGACCATCTATCTCGATCTTGACCCACGAGTTGGGCTTGAACGCGCGCGAGGACGTGGAGAGTTGGATCGTATCGAGAAAATGGACATGAGTTTCTTTGATCGAACACGCGAACGATACCTTGAAATGGCAAATGCAGACGAGAGTGTCATGGTAGTCAATGCTGAGCAAACCATCGATAAGGTGGCAGCGGATATAAAAATCGCATTACGCTCTTGGATGGATACACTGTAA
- the fabF gene encoding beta-ketoacyl-ACP synthase II — translation MSKRRVVVTGMGMLSPVGNTVESSWKALLAGQSGIVNIEHFDAENFSTRFAGLVKDFDCTEYMSKKDARKMDLFIQYGIAAGIQALDDSGLQINEENAPRVGVAIGSGIGGLDLIETGHTALVEKGPRKVSPFFVPSTIVNMVAGNLSIMRGLRGPNIAISTACTTGLHNIGHAARMIAYGDADAMVAGGAEKASTPLGMAGFGAAKALSTRNDEPQKASRPWDKDRDGFVLGDGAGMMVLEEYEHAKARGAKIYAELVGFGMSGDAYHMTSPSEDGSGGALAMEAAMRDAGIVGTQVGYVNAHGTSTPAGDVAEIKGVKRALGEEGAKQVKVSSTKSMTGHLLGAAGSVEAIITVMSLVDQIVPPTINLDNPEEGLDIDLVPHTAKEVSMDYAICNSFGFGGTNGSLVFKKI, via the coding sequence CTTGGAAAGCCCTGCTTGCTGGTCAAAGTGGTATCGTAAATATCGAGCATTTTGACGCCGAAAACTTCTCTACTCGTTTTGCGGGTCTGGTAAAAGACTTTGACTGTACCGAGTACATGTCTAAGAAAGATGCACGTAAAATGGATTTATTTATCCAATACGGTATCGCAGCGGGTATTCAAGCTCTAGATGACTCTGGTTTACAAATTAACGAAGAAAATGCACCTCGTGTAGGTGTCGCTATCGGCTCTGGCATTGGTGGTCTTGACTTGATTGAAACTGGTCACACTGCACTAGTTGAAAAAGGTCCACGTAAAGTTAGCCCATTCTTCGTTCCATCAACTATCGTTAACATGGTTGCAGGTAACTTATCTATTATGCGTGGTCTTCGCGGTCCTAATATCGCGATCTCGACGGCGTGTACTACTGGTCTTCACAACATCGGTCATGCGGCGCGTATGATTGCCTACGGCGACGCTGATGCAATGGTTGCAGGCGGTGCTGAGAAAGCATCGACTCCGCTTGGTATGGCAGGTTTTGGCGCAGCTAAAGCGTTGTCGACTCGTAACGATGAGCCACAAAAAGCGTCTCGTCCTTGGGATAAAGACCGTGACGGTTTTGTTCTAGGTGACGGTGCGGGCATGATGGTTCTAGAAGAGTACGAACATGCGAAAGCACGTGGCGCGAAAATCTACGCTGAGCTGGTTGGCTTCGGTATGTCGGGCGATGCTTACCACATGACTTCTCCATCTGAAGATGGTTCAGGTGGCGCTCTAGCGATGGAAGCAGCAATGCGTGACGCGGGTATCGTTGGCACTCAGGTTGGCTATGTAAACGCACATGGCACCTCTACACCAGCTGGTGATGTTGCGGAAATCAAAGGTGTGAAGCGTGCTCTGGGTGAAGAAGGTGCTAAACAAGTTAAGGTTTCTTCGACTAAGTCTATGACGGGCCACCTACTTGGTGCGGCGGGTTCAGTAGAAGCTATCATTACGGTGATGTCTCTTGTTGACCAAATCGTCCCTCCGACGATCAACCTTGATAATCCAGAAGAAGGTCTTGATATCGACCTTGTACCACACACGGCAAAAGAAGTATCAATGGATTACGCGATCTGTAACTCATTTGGTTTCGGGGGTACTAACGGTTCTCTAGTATTCAAAAAAATCTAA
- the pabC gene encoding aminodeoxychorismate lyase, whose product MYLLNGELQDCVALTDRSFQYGDGCFTTMLTRHGQVQHWHRHIARMDACLKLLGIESPDWRQIECWLKQMANTEEKAGLKLHISRGEGGRGYSPTQVTSSNVTISAFPFPSHYEQWCQDGVVLGVCHKRLGINPMLAGHKHNNRLEQILLKADIEQQGYVDGIALDCNDKVVETTMANLFWLKGEVLYTPSLSNAGVDGVMRRVVLDVVSKLGVSVKEADYVMEDLLAADEVFVTNSILGVAPVSAIEKQTFLIGKLTRTIQEKALS is encoded by the coding sequence ATGTATTTGCTCAATGGAGAGTTGCAGGATTGTGTCGCGCTGACAGATCGCTCGTTTCAATATGGTGATGGTTGTTTTACCACCATGTTGACCCGACATGGGCAGGTGCAGCATTGGCACAGGCATATTGCAAGAATGGACGCGTGTTTGAAGCTACTTGGCATCGAATCTCCTGATTGGAGGCAGATCGAATGTTGGCTCAAGCAAATGGCAAATACCGAAGAGAAAGCTGGTCTCAAACTGCATATCAGCCGAGGAGAAGGAGGGCGCGGATATAGCCCTACTCAAGTGACCTCATCAAATGTTACCATTAGCGCCTTTCCATTTCCGTCTCACTATGAACAATGGTGTCAAGATGGCGTTGTGTTAGGTGTCTGTCACAAGCGATTAGGGATTAACCCAATGTTGGCAGGGCACAAACATAACAACCGTCTTGAACAAATATTATTGAAAGCGGATATAGAGCAACAAGGCTACGTCGATGGTATTGCGTTGGATTGCAATGACAAGGTTGTTGAAACCACTATGGCTAACTTGTTTTGGTTGAAGGGTGAGGTGTTATATACGCCTAGCCTTTCGAATGCGGGTGTCGATGGTGTTATGCGTCGCGTGGTGTTGGACGTAGTGTCTAAGCTCGGAGTCTCTGTTAAGGAGGCGGACTACGTGATGGAAGATCTGTTGGCGGCTGATGAGGTTTTTGTCACTAACTCCATTTTGGGTGTGGCGCCTGTCTCTGCAATCGAAAAGCAGACGTTTTTAATTGGAAAACTTACAAGAACTATTCAGGAGAAGGCCCTGTCGTGA
- the holB gene encoding DNA polymerase III subunit delta', with amino-acid sequence MTTLYPWLSELWQEWQASLQNGRFSNAAMLTAKPGLGAEQIVEHFSRAVMCSNYDHEACGFCHSCQLMQSGSHPDYHIVQPEKEGKAISVDQIRQCNRQAQESSQLGGLRLFVIEPADSMNESAANALLKTLEEPSGSCMFLLVTHRSNGLLPTITSRCQQWQVTPPNSEMVTQWISEQTSRSVPEYAAHLNSNAPLNTLQFVEQEKEQEYLKVEQSLIQVVELSGDSLSLAKALANNPHETLLWLWYLLTDAQKVHFSVNMPFFVPGAKRLSELVSYDILYQQTKALSALIDQLRQHSGLNSELLILDWLFRFNGETCS; translated from the coding sequence ATGACGACGCTTTACCCTTGGTTATCTGAGCTTTGGCAAGAGTGGCAGGCGAGTTTGCAAAATGGTCGCTTTTCCAACGCAGCGATGTTGACCGCAAAACCAGGCTTGGGTGCTGAGCAGATTGTTGAACACTTTAGCCGTGCTGTGATGTGCAGCAATTATGACCATGAGGCATGCGGTTTTTGTCATAGCTGTCAGCTTATGCAGTCTGGTAGTCATCCTGACTATCATATTGTCCAACCTGAAAAAGAAGGCAAAGCCATTTCAGTCGATCAAATTCGCCAGTGTAATAGACAAGCACAAGAATCGTCTCAATTAGGCGGTCTTCGCTTATTTGTGATTGAGCCAGCAGATTCGATGAATGAATCTGCTGCTAATGCGTTATTGAAAACTCTTGAAGAACCTTCCGGAAGCTGTATGTTCCTGCTGGTTACCCACCGTAGTAATGGCCTGTTGCCCACTATCACGAGTCGCTGTCAGCAATGGCAAGTCACTCCTCCTAACTCTGAGATGGTGACTCAGTGGATCTCAGAGCAGACCAGCCGCTCTGTACCTGAGTACGCGGCGCACTTAAATAGCAATGCGCCACTAAACACACTACAGTTTGTAGAGCAGGAGAAAGAGCAAGAGTACCTCAAAGTCGAGCAGAGCTTGATTCAGGTTGTTGAACTGTCGGGTGACAGCTTATCTTTGGCGAAAGCGTTGGCAAACAACCCTCATGAGACCTTGCTTTGGTTGTGGTATTTACTCACTGATGCTCAAAAAGTCCATTTTTCTGTCAACATGCCGTTTTTTGTCCCTGGGGCAAAACGGCTGTCTGAGCTAGTTAGCTACGATATTCTTTATCAGCAGACAAAGGCGTTAAGTGCTCTCATCGACCAGTTGCGTCAGCATTCAGGGCTCAACAGTGAGCTGCTCATTTTGGATTGGTTATTTAGATTTAACGGGGAAACATGTTCGTAG
- the mltG gene encoding endolytic transglycosylase MltG, whose protein sequence is MIKKITIFLLLVALAAAAGYGYVTKQVEQYIAQPLNIEQEQIFTLKSGTGFNRVLSQLTEKGIIAGSDFSKLVRRFHPELTQLKAGTYLLEPNTTLAQTLELLKSGKEHQFAITFVEGSTFKEWRQALETAEYLEHEMLGLSEAEIAQKLGLEHDKLEGLMLAETYHYTFGTSDLDILKRASSKLQAILDEQWQQRQEDLPLKTPYEALILASIIEKETAVEEERERVASVFINRLNKRMRLQTDPTVIYGMGDKYDGNIRKKDLRTPTPYNTYTIFGLPPTPIAMPGEASIAAALNPEASNYLYFVASGKGGHVFSKSLAEHNRAVRAYLKQLRSNQ, encoded by the coding sequence GTGATTAAAAAAATCACTATTTTTTTACTGTTGGTCGCGCTTGCTGCGGCGGCAGGTTATGGCTATGTCACTAAACAAGTTGAGCAGTATATCGCTCAGCCTCTCAATATCGAACAAGAGCAAATCTTTACTCTCAAGTCAGGAACCGGTTTCAACCGTGTGTTATCTCAGTTAACTGAAAAGGGAATCATAGCAGGGAGTGATTTCTCCAAACTTGTTCGCCGTTTTCACCCTGAGCTAACTCAGTTAAAAGCGGGAACCTATTTACTTGAACCCAATACTACCTTAGCTCAGACTCTTGAATTACTTAAGTCTGGCAAAGAACACCAATTTGCAATTACTTTTGTTGAAGGTTCAACGTTTAAGGAGTGGCGCCAAGCACTCGAAACAGCTGAGTACTTAGAGCATGAAATGTTGGGCTTAAGTGAAGCAGAGATCGCTCAAAAACTTGGCCTTGAACATGATAAATTAGAAGGGTTAATGCTTGCAGAAACGTATCACTATACGTTTGGCACCTCGGATCTCGATATCTTGAAGCGTGCTTCCTCTAAACTGCAGGCTATTCTTGATGAACAATGGCAACAAAGACAAGAGGACTTACCGTTAAAGACGCCTTATGAAGCGTTAATCCTTGCGTCTATCATTGAAAAAGAGACAGCAGTAGAAGAAGAGCGAGAGCGTGTTGCTTCTGTCTTTATTAACCGCCTCAATAAGCGTATGCGTTTGCAGACTGATCCTACCGTTATTTACGGGATGGGCGATAAGTATGACGGCAATATTCGCAAAAAAGATCTTCGTACACCGACACCATACAATACATACACAATTTTTGGCTTACCACCGACACCGATTGCGATGCCGGGAGAAGCCTCTATTGCAGCGGCACTCAATCCAGAGGCGAGCAACTATCTCTATTTTGTTGCCAGTGGTAAAGGTGGCCACGTGTTCTCGAAATCATTGGCAGAACACAACCGTGCTGTACGAGCCTATTTAAAACAATTAAGAAGTAACCAATGA